The Cucumis melo cultivar AY chromosome 6, USDA_Cmelo_AY_1.0, whole genome shotgun sequence genome includes a region encoding these proteins:
- the LOC103504503 gene encoding V-type proton ATPase 16 kDa proteolipid subunit, with amino-acid sequence MSSTFSGDETAPFFGFLGAAAALVFSCMGAAYGTAKSGVGVASMGVMRPELVMKSIVPVVMAGVLGIYGLIIAVIISTGINPKAKSYYLFDGYAHLSSGLACGLAGLSAGMAIGIVGDAGVRANAQQPKLFVGMILILIFAEALALYGLIVGIILSSRAGQSRAD; translated from the exons ATGTCGTCAACCTTCAGCGGTGATGAAACGGCACCCTTCTTTGGCTTTCTCGGCGCTGCTGCGGCCCTTGTTTTCTCCT GTATGGGAGCTGCTTACGGGACGGCAAAGAGCGGTGTTGGTGTGGCGTCAATGGGAGTGATGAGGCCGGAATTGGTAATGAAGTCTATTGTTCCGGTGGTTATGGCTGGAGTTTTGGGTATTTATGGTTTGATTATTGCTGTGATTATTAGTACGGGGATTAACCCTAAAGCTAAATCTTATTACCTTTTCGATGGCTACGCTCATCTTTCCTCTGGTCTTGCTTGCGGCCTCGCCGGTCTATCTGCTGGCATGGCTATCGGAATCGTCGGCGATGCGGGCGTCAG GGCCAATGCACAACAACCTAAGCTTTTTGTTGGGATGATTCTCATTCTAATTTTCGCCGAAGCACTTGCTCTTTATGGACTTATTGTTGGTATTATTCTCTCCTCTCGAGCTGGTCAGTCAAGAGCTGATTAA
- the LOC127149839 gene encoding V-type proton ATPase 16 kDa proteolipid subunit, which translates to MSSTFSGDETAPFFGFLGAAAALVFSCMGAAYGTAKSGVGVASMGVMRPELVMKSIVPVVMAGVLGIYGLIIAVIISTGINPKAKSYYLFDGYAHLSSGLACGLAGLSAGMAIGIVGDAGVRANAQQPKLFVGMILILIFAEALALYGLIVGIILSSRAGQSRAD; encoded by the exons ATGTCGTCAACCTTCAGCGGTGATGAAACGGCACCCTTCTTTGGCTTTCTCGGCGCTGCTGCGGCCCTTGTTTTCTCCT GTATGGGAGCTGCTTACGGGACGGCAAAGAGCGGTGTTGGTGTGGCGTCAATGGGAGTGATGAGGCCGGAATTGGTAATGAAGTCTATTGTTCCGGTGGTTATGGCTGGAGTTTTGGGTATTTATGGTTTGATTATTGCTGTGATTATTAGTACGGGGATTAACCCTAAAGCTAAATCTTATTACCTTTTCGATGGCTACGCTCATCTTTCCTCTGGTCTTGCTTGCGGCCTCGCCGGTCTATCTGCTGGCATGGCTATCGGAATCGTCGGCGATGCGGGCGTCAG GGCCAATGCACAACAACCTAAGCTTTTTGTTGGGATGATTCTCATTCTAATTTTCGCCGAAGCACTTGCTCTTTATGGACTTATTGTTGGTATTATTCTCTCCTCCCGAGCTGGTCAGTCAAGAGCTGATTAA
- the LOC103483483 gene encoding 60S ribosomal protein L13a-2-like has product MVSGSGICAKRVVVDARHHMLGRLSSIIAKELLNGQKVVVVRCEEICISGGLVRQKMKYMRFLRKRMNTKPSHGPIHFRAPAKILWRTIRGMIPHKTKRGAAALARLKAYEGVPPPYDKMKRMVIPDALKVLRLQAGHKYCLLGRLSSEVGWNHYDTIKELERKRKERSQAAYEKKKQLTKLRVKAEKVADEKLGPQLQVIAPIKY; this is encoded by the exons ATGGTGTCGGGTTCTGGAATATGTGCGAAGCGGGTCGTCGTCGATGCAAGGCACCACATGCTCGGAAGGCTTTCCTCGATCATAGCCAAGGAGCTTCTCAATGGCCAGAAGGTGGTCGTCGTCCGATGTGAAGAAATTTGCATCTCTGGAGGTTTGGTTCGCCAGAAGATGAAGTACATGAGGTTCTTGAGGAAGCGTATGAATACAAAGCCTTCTCATGGCCCCATTCACTTCCGTGCTCCCGCCAAGATCCTCTGGCGAACAATCCGTGG GATGATCCCACACAAGACAAAGCGTGGAGCTGCTGCTCTTGCTCGTTTGAAGGCATATGAAGGTGTTCCTCCCCCCTATGATAAGATGAAGCGGATGGTCATCCCCGACGCTCTCAa GGTTTTGAGGCTTCAAGCTGGACACAAATACTGCCTGTTGGGCAGACTCTCATCGGAAGTGGGATGGAACCACTATGACACTATTAAG GAGCTTGAGAGGAAGAGGAAAGAGAGGTCTCAAGCTGCATACGAGAAGAAGAAGCAGTTGACTAAGTTGAGGGTCAAAGCCGAGAAGGTTGCAGACGAGAAGCTCGGTCCTCAGTTGCAAGTAATAGCACCAATTAAATACTAG
- the LOC103483486 gene encoding transcription factor FAMA gives MHLVNSMEKDDNYSNEGSMAPSFSGHQDLYNNQDQFMRSRPNFETSADNSTGILTYFPANPITSPDKLSFGEVMQFADFGPKLSLNRFDDDSEPPGIDPVYFLKFPVLNNERVEETATTGGETEEAAEIGGRSLNIVGEVEEENFRNNNNNNNNNNGNNSNKRKRGRTVKTSEEVESQRMTHIAVERNRRKQMNEHLRVLRSLMPGSYVQRGDQASIIGGAIEFVRELEQLLQCLESQKRRRLLGESPIVQAADTPPPQQPPFLPPGASNFAGHQNDGQIFETTAESKSCLADVEVKVIGFDAMIKILSRRRPGQLIKAIAALEDLQLNILHTNITTIEQTVLYSFNVKIASESRFTAEDIASSVQQIFNFIHANTGM, from the exons ATGCATTTAGTAAACTCGATGGAAAAAGACGATAACTACTCG AACGAAGGCTCTATGGCACCAAGTTTCTCCGGCCACCAAGATCTGTACAATAACCAAGACCAATTCATGAGGTCCCGCCCTAATTTCGAGACCTCCGCCGACAACTCCACCGGAATCCTCACCTACTTTCCGGCCAACCCAATAACCTCTCCGGACAAGCTCAGCTTTGGCGAGGTTATGCAGTTCGCGGACTTCGGTCCCAAGCTCAGTCTCAACCGCTTCGACGACGATAGCGAACCGCCCGGCATCGACCCGGTCTACTTCCTAAAATTCCCAGTTTTAAATAACGAAAGAGTGGAGGAGACGGCGACGACGGGCGGAGAGACGGAGGAAGCAGCGGAGATAGGAGGGAGATCGTTAAATATTGTTGGGGAGGTAGAAGAGGAgaattttaggaataataacaataacaacaacaataataatgggaataatagtaataaaaggaaaagaggACGGACGGTGAAGACAAGTGAAGAAGTGGAGAGTCAAAGGATGACACATATTGCAGTGGAGAGAAACCGAAGGAAACAGATGAATGAGCATCTTCGGGTTCTGCGATCTCTCATGCCTGGTTCTTACGTTCAAAGG GGAGATCAAGCTTCCATAATCGGCGGAGCAATTGAGTTCGTGAGAGAGTTAGAGCAACTCCTGCAATGTCTAGAATCCCAAAAACGACGTCGTCTTTTAGGAGAATCACCAATAGTGCAGGCCGCCGACACACCGCCGCCGCAACAACCTCCATTTCTACCGCCAGGAGCAAGTAATTTTGCAGGTCATCAAAACGACGGACAAATATTTGAAACGACAGCTGAAAGCAAGTCGTGCCTTGCTGATGTGGAAGTGAAGGTAATAGGGTTTGACGCTATGATAAAAATCCTATCGAGAAGACGACCGGGACAGCTCATCAAAGCCATTGCAGCACTCGAAGATCTTCAACTAAATATTCTTCATACAAATATCACCACCATTGAACAAACTGTTCTCTATTCTTTCAACGTCAAG ATAGCTAGCGAATCAAGATTTACGGCGGAAGATATAGCGAGCTCAGTTCaacaaatattcaattttattcatGCAAACACGGGCATGTGA
- the LOC103483485 gene encoding cytochrome b5 — translation MGSGEKVFTLKEVAEHNNHKDCWLIISGKVYDVTKFLEDHPGGDDVLLSATGKDATDDFEDVGHSDNAREMMDQYYVGEIDASTIPKKVAYTPPKQPHYNQDKTSEFIIKLLQFLVPLAILGLAVAIRFYTKQA, via the exons ATGGGTAGCGGAGAAAAGGTCTTCACTTTGAAGGAAGTCGCTGAACACAACAATCACAAGGATTGTTGGCTCATCATCAGTGGCAAG GTATATGATGTGACCAAGTTCTTAGAAGACCATCCTGGTGGTGATGATGTTTTATTATCAGCTACAG GGAAAGACGCAACTGACGACTTTGAAGACGTGGGGCACAGTGACAATGCAagagaaatgatggatcaataCTACGTTGGGGAGATTGATGCTTCAACAATTCCAAAGAAGGTCGCCTATACGCCTCCAAAACAGCCTCATTACAATCAGGACAAGACATCCGAATTCATCATCAAGCTTCTCCAGTTCCTTGTCCCGCTTGCGATTCTGGGATTGGCAGTTGCCATACGCTTCTACACCAAACAAGCTTGA
- the LOC103483484 gene encoding cyclin-dependent kinase inhibitor 5-like, giving the protein MGKYIRKSKSSREITLIDASQSSSYIGVRTRAKTLALQRLQKTSNSPPSSPSPTTSGSYLQLRSRRLHKPSSTALPKQKLPQGTTNARGRRVSADSRGTTRLGVCSVAAGSIESVSPRRDDAVQELVVKQSEVQENLNVHDIQEEASFGENLLDFEGGMSRESTPCSLIRKPESIRTPSSSTKASSTTDDRIQLQNSSATDVPTTREVDDFFNCAEGEQQRKFIEKYNFDPITDKPLPGRYEWEKLDD; this is encoded by the exons ATGGGTAAATACATCAGAAAATCCAAATCCTCTCGTGAAATCACCCTCATCGATGCCTCTCAATCCTCCTCCTACATTGGCGTTCGCACTCGTGCCAAAACCCTAGCTCTTCAGCGCCTTCAGAAGACCTCCAATTCTCCCCCCTCTTCCCCTTCTCCCACCACCTCCGGTTCCTATCTCCAGCTCCGCAGTCGCCGCCTTCACAAACCCTCCAGTACTGCTCTTCCGAAGCAGAAATTGCCCCAGGGGACTACTAATGCTCGTGGCCGAAGAGTCTCTGCTGATTCCAGAGGAACCACTAGGTTGGGGGTTTGCTCCGTTGCTGCTGGTTCTATTGAGTCTGTCTCGCCTCGGCGGGATGATGCGGTTCAGGAATTGGTGGTTAAACAGAGTGAGGTTCAGGAAAATTTGAATGTTCATGACATTCAGGAAGAAGCTTCGTTTGGTGAGAATCTTTTGGATTTTGAAGGTGGAATGAG TAGGGAATCAACTCCTTGCAGTTTGATAAGGAAGCCCGAGAGCATACGAACACCCAGTTCTTCTACAAAGGCATCGAGTACCACCGATGATAGGATACAGCTGCAGAACTCCTCTGCAACAGATGTACCAACCACTCGGGAAGTTGACGATTTCTTCAACTGCGCCGAAGGAGAGCAGCAGAGAAAATTCATTGAGAA GTATAACTTTGACCCGATCACAGACAAGCCACTTCCCGGACGTTACGAATGGGAGAAATTGGATGATTAG